The Penaeus chinensis breed Huanghai No. 1 chromosome 39, ASM1920278v2, whole genome shotgun sequence genome has a segment encoding these proteins:
- the LOC125046802 gene encoding uncharacterized protein LOC125046802 translates to MAFRFSWFLCPLLALLFCHGAALSDDVRVLQQMEKEMKGDFPNGKQFAVLYLPGKKLNHRDCCEIQFNNTRRVDAHCNFSPVFNQTLEGHLETERHSEWQLINTALRPMLEKWKSPGAYPAKGYARKKRMYRTKKGNYEKRRGQMRSPNSRNTEKGNGAGETKGRERRRGKDGCPEALYLYSRLAPDYDCKRRHLGNTCTQAIVTTIPKILKDVGCEGTRIVVGFSKVRKQYKTEACEGYQCMKENNVTEYHLESNDPQKEYDCTGVKFLKPTYCTYIINSP, encoded by the exons ATGGCTTTCCGTTTTTCCTGGTTCCTGTGTCCCCTGCTGGCGCTCCTCTTCTGCCACGGGGCCGCCCTCTCTGACGACGTTCGGGTACTGCAGCaaatggaaaaagaaatgaagggagatTTCCCC AATGGGAAGCAGTTCGCAGTGCTGTATCTACCGGGAAAGAAGCTCAACCACCGAGACTGCTGTGAAATACAATTCAACAATACCAGACGAGTTGACGCTCACTGTAACTTTTCCCCGGTGTTCAATCAAACACTTGAGGGACATTTAGag acagagagacacagtgaGTGGCAGCTGATCAACACGGCGCTGAGGCCCATGCTCGAGAAATGGAAGTCTCCCGGAGCATATCCCGCCAAAGGATATGCCAGGAAGAAAAGAATGTATAGAACGAAAAAAGGTAATTATGAGAAACGTAGAGGCCAAATGAGGAGCCCTAACTCAAGAAACACCGAGAAGGGAAATGGAGCAGGAGAGaccaagggaagggagagacgccGAGGAAAGGACGGCTGCCCAGAGGCACTTTATCTCTACTCCCGCCTCGCTCCGGACTATGACTGTAAGAGGAGACACCTGGGCAACACGTGCACGCAGGCGATTGTCACCACCATCCCAAAAATCCTCAAGGATGTGGGTTGTGAAGGTACAAGGATCGTCGTGGGATTTTCTAAG GtaagaaaacaatacaaaacagaGGCATGCGAGGGTTACCAGTGCATGAAGGAAAACAACGTAACAGAGTATCACCTGGAGAGCAACGATCCCCAAAAGGAATATGACTGCACAGGTGTGAAGTTTTTGAAGCCCACTTATTGCACCTACATAATAAATAGTCCGTGA